In Streptomyces paludis, the genomic stretch GTCCTTCCCGGCCCGATCGTCGACGCCCTCGGCTGGCACTGGATCTTCTGGCTCGGCCTGGCCGTGATCGTCCCGGGCATCGTCGCCGTCGTCGCCTTTGTCGAGGAGCCGCCCGTACGCTCCCCGGGCAGGATCGACTGGGCCGGTGTCGTCCTGCTCAGCGCGGGCATCGTCGCCCTGCTGCTCGCCCTCGGCCAGGGCAAGTCCTGGGGCTGGGGATCCGCCCGGGTCGTCGGTCTGTTCGTGGCGGCGGTGGTGTTCCTCGCCGTCCTCGTCCTGGTGGAACGGCGTCTGTCCGCACCGCTCATCGATATCGAACTGCTGCGCCGCCCGGCGGTCGCGGCGTCCCATGTCACCGCGCTCATCATCGGCTTCGGTATGTACGGCGCGTTCACCCTCGTACCGCTGCTGGCGCAGACACCCCCGGAGGCCGGTTACGGGTTCGGTGCCTCGGTGACCGGGGCCGGGCTCTTCATGGTGCCCATGGCGGCCACCATGCTCGTCGCCAGTCCGCTCGCGGGCCGGATCGGAGCCGCCGTCGGTTTCAAGCTGCCTCTGGTCCTCGCCTGCCTGATCGGTGTGGCCGGCTTCAGTGTGTACGCCGGAGCCCACGACACCGCGTGGGCGCTGTACGCGGGGTCGGGCATTCTCGGGATCGGCGTGGGCTTCGCCTTCGCGGCGCTCGCCAACCTCGTCGTCGCCGCCGTCGCCCCCCGGCAGACCGGCGAGGCGACCGGCATCAACACGATCATGCGCACCATCGGCGGCTCACTGGGCGCCCAGGTGTCCGCGTCGCTGGTGGCCTCCCGTACCCTCGCCGACGGTGTTCCGGCGGAGTCCGGCTACACCACCGCCTTCGTGATGTCCGCGATCGCCCTGGGCGTGGCCGCGTTGGCCGCGCTCGCCGGGCCCGGCGGGATCCGCATGAGAGGCCCCAGGTCATGACACCGGGTGGAAGGTGCCGAAACCGCCGTTGTGGTGGACGAGGGGCGTACCGGTGGCCGGGCCGCCCGCGTCGCGTACGCGACCGACGACCAGGAGGTGGTCGCCCACGGTCCGGAGCTGGACGGGCTCCGCGGTGAGCCAGGCGGGGACGCCGGTGAGCAGGGGGACACCGCCTGCCGCCGGGGTCCAGTCGACACCGGCGAAGCGGTCGGTCCCGCTGCGGGCGAAGCCGCGGGCCAGGTGCTCCTGGTCGGCGCCGAGCAGATGGACGGCGAACACCTCGGCGGCGCGGACGGCGGGTGCCGCCGAGGCCCCGGCGGACAAGTAGAAGGAGACGAGGGCGGGTTCGAGGGAGACGGAGGTGAAGGAGGTCGCGGTGAATCCCGCGGGGCCCGGTACGGTCACCACCGTCACCCCGGAGGCATGACGGCGCAGGGTGCGGCGCAGCAGCTCCGCGGGCGGTGCGGTGTCGGTGGGGGCGAGATCAGGGGCGGTGGTGGTCATGGTGGATGACACTCCTTCCGGTGCAGATGCAGGTACGGATGCGGGTACGGGCGGCGGCGGGCGCCCGCTATGAACGGCGGCGGAGGGCGGGGTCCGCGACGGCCGGCGGGACGGTGCCGGTGTCCCTGAGGTGGAAGACGCTCCCCGGCGGCACGATCGCGTCGATCCGGTCGAGAACGTCGGCGGTGAGCCGTACGTCCAGGGCCCCGAGATAAGCGTCGAGATGTGCGCGGGTACGCGGACCGATGATGACCGAGGAGACCGCGGGGTGGTTCAGGGCGAATGCCACCGACAGCTGGACCAGTGTCAGTCCGGCCTCCTCGGCGAGCGTCGCCAGGGCCTCGGCCGCGGCGAGCTTGCCGGCGTTCCCGGGCGCCGTGATGTCGTAGCGTCCGGGGATCAGGTTCTCGCGGTGCGACGTCGGCTGCGGCGCGCCCTTCCGGTACGAGCCCGAGAGCCAGCCGGCGGCCAACGGCCCGTAGGCCAGCACCCCGAGGCCGTACTTCGCGGCCAGCGGAAGCACCTCGCGCTCATTGGACCTGACCAGCGGCGAGTACGGGATCTGCTCGGAGACCGGCCGCCGCAGCCCCCGGCGCTCGGCGGTCCACTGCCCCTCCACGATCTGCGCGGGGGAGTGGACCGAGGTGCCGAAGTAGCGGATCTTGCCCTGGTGGACGAGGTCGTCGAGGGCGCCGAGGGTTTCGTCGAAGTCGGTGGTGGGGTCGGGGCGGTGGGCCTGGTAGAGGTCGATGTGGTCGGTGCCCAGTCGGCGGAGGCTGTTGTCGACGGCTCGGTGGATCCAGTGGCGCGAGTTGCCCTGGTGGCGGGGGTTGTCGCCGATCTGGCCATGGAATTTGGTGGCGAGGAAGACATCGTCGCGGCGACCATCCGCGAGCGCTTTGCCGACGATCTCCTCGCTCTCGCCCTGGGAGTAGGCGTCGGCGGTGTCGATCACATCGATGCCGGCGTCCAGCGCACGGTGGATGATCTTGATGCTGTCTTCGTGATCGGGGTTGCCCCGCGCACCGAAGTTCATGGCGCCGAGGGTCAGTGGACTGACCTTGACACCGGTACGGCCGAGGGTCCTGTGTGCGGACATGGCTGGTGCTCTCTCTCGTGGACAGGGCAGGACTGAGCCGACGGAAGGCGTTGTGTTCAGTGGTTGTTGTGTGGACCGAGCGCGTTGTGTTCTTCGACCGGTACGCCGGAAGGGCACGTCAGCAGATCGCGGCCCGACGAGGATCGGGCACGCGGAAATCCGGAGAATCGGGAGGAGGGAGGGGGAGGGGGAGGGAAGGGCCGGACGCTCAGCGGCTGCGGCAGGGGTGACAACACCGGCGGACGCCGCGGTCGTTCCGCCGGTGACGGGCGGAACCGGCGGCGCCTTCAGCGGCCCGGGAGGGGGCGGACGGTGTTTCGATCACACCACAACCCTGACAGACACACCGGATGAAAGCCAGAGAGGAGGACATCACGCAACATGAAGTTCTTGTTCGCGCGGCCGGTGTGTTCACCCGCGCGGCGCGCGCAGCCTGGGGAGCAGCTGGTCGCCGACCCGGCCGATCTCCTGCTTGTAGGGGGTGTCGGAGAGCACGAAGTGGGTGATGCCGAGCTTGCGGTAGTTGTCCAGCGCCGTGGCGACATCGTCGGGGGAGCCGACCAGCCAGGTGGTCGCGGCCCCGCCGCCGCCGAATCTGCCCGGGGTGGTGTACAGGCAGGTGTCGAGCACCTCGCCGCGCCGGGCGAGGTCCAGCAGCCGCTGCTGTCCGACCGCCGTTCTGCGGTTGCCTGTCCAGTTGGTCTCGCCCGCGCCGTCCGCCATCCTCGCGACCTTCGCCTCGGCGTCCCGCCACGCCTCCTCGGTGGTGTCACGTACCACCGTCGTGATCCGCAGCCCGAACTCCAGCGGCTCGTGCCGGCGTTCCACTTGCTCGCTCAGCGTCTTCAGCCGGTCGATGCGCTGGGCGAGGCCGTCGAGCGGTTCACCCCAGAACAGTTGGACATCGGCCTCGGCCGCCGACACCCGCTCGGCGGCGTCGGACGCGCCGCCGAAGTAGAGCGTCGGATGCGTCCTCCCGCCGGCAGCGGTGTACGGGCCCGGCGCGACCGTGGATCCGGTGACCTGGAAGTGCTCGCCGCGGAAG encodes the following:
- a CDS encoding flavin reductase family protein; the protein is MTTTAPDLAPTDTAPPAELLRRTLRRHASGVTVVTVPGPAGFTATSFTSVSLEPALVSFYLSAGASAAPAVRAAEVFAVHLLGADQEHLARGFARSGTDRFAGVDWTPAAGGVPLLTGVPAWLTAEPVQLRTVGDHLLVVGRVRDAGGPATGTPLVHHNGGFGTFHPVS
- a CDS encoding LLM class flavin-dependent oxidoreductase; the encoded protein is MSPEFLWYIPNTVEPGHRGDPTTSGWGSIEYSTDLARTAEEHGWDGALLGTGWGRPDTFTVATALAARTTTFKPLIAIRPGYWRPANFASAAATLDQLSRGRVLVNIVSGLDNPEAYGDGNVDPAARYARTREFLHLVRRLWTEENVTFRGEHFQVTGSTVAPGPYTAAGGRTHPTLYFGGASDAAERVSAAEADVQLFWGEPLDGLAQRIDRLKTLSEQVERRHEPLEFGLRITTVVRDTTEEAWRDAEAKVARMADGAGETNWTGNRRTAVGQQRLLDLARRGEVLDTCLYTTPGRFGGGGAATTWLVGSPDDVATALDNYRKLGITHFVLSDTPYKQEIGRVGDQLLPRLRAPRG
- a CDS encoding aldo/keto reductase gives rise to the protein MSAHRTLGRTGVKVSPLTLGAMNFGARGNPDHEDSIKIIHRALDAGIDVIDTADAYSQGESEEIVGKALADGRRDDVFLATKFHGQIGDNPRHQGNSRHWIHRAVDNSLRRLGTDHIDLYQAHRPDPTTDFDETLGALDDLVHQGKIRYFGTSVHSPAQIVEGQWTAERRGLRRPVSEQIPYSPLVRSNEREVLPLAAKYGLGVLAYGPLAAGWLSGSYRKGAPQPTSHRENLIPGRYDITAPGNAGKLAAAEALATLAEEAGLTLVQLSVAFALNHPAVSSVIIGPRTRAHLDAYLGALDVRLTADVLDRIDAIVPPGSVFHLRDTGTVPPAVADPALRRRS
- a CDS encoding MFS transporter, translating into MTDPTTDPATDQTTDPTTAPAPPRAAEGPPRVAAPFAALLIAVLSFSLMQTMVVPALPDLRREFGVSTTTVSWVLSAFLLTASVATALLGRLGDMFGKRRVLIASLTVFAAGTLLAALSDTIGLLIAARAVQGVGSAAFPLAFGIVRDQFPRERVPVAIGLISSTFGIGFGVGLVLPGPIVDALGWHWIFWLGLAVIVPGIVAVVAFVEEPPVRSPGRIDWAGVVLLSAGIVALLLALGQGKSWGWGSARVVGLFVAAVVFLAVLVLVERRLSAPLIDIELLRRPAVAASHVTALIIGFGMYGAFTLVPLLAQTPPEAGYGFGASVTGAGLFMVPMAATMLVASPLAGRIGAAVGFKLPLVLACLIGVAGFSVYAGAHDTAWALYAGSGILGIGVGFAFAALANLVVAAVAPRQTGEATGINTIMRTIGGSLGAQVSASLVASRTLADGVPAESGYTTAFVMSAIALGVAALAALAGPGGIRMRGPRS